From Aegilops tauschii subsp. strangulata cultivar AL8/78 chromosome 5, Aet v6.0, whole genome shotgun sequence:
ACGAGTCtggagttccggtgacacagatatcgtgtgaggttaagtccatgtgcggctccaacgccggggaatctgtggcctccgtggtggggttgagcctccagTCCTTGGATGTCGCCgtatgctccggatctaaggccagagcagttacaggagctatctcctgaatgtggtccgatgacagatttaggtcatgttcatcaaggtgaccaggagcggtcgccgcggtctcgaatctagcgaagatcaaatctccacggatgtccgcgacgtagttcaagctcccaaatctgacctggtggccaggggcgtagctatcgatccgctccaaatggccaagcgagttggcccgcagtgcgaagccaccgaacacgaagatctgtccggggaggaaggtctCGCCTTGGACAGCATCATCGctgatgattgaaggggccatcaaacttTTAAGGGacgacatagtggaactctcagtgaaatcaccaatgtcggtgtcaaaaccggcggatctcgggtagggggtcccgaactgtgcgtccaaggtcgatggtaacaggagacaggggacacaatgtttacccaggttcgagccctctctatggaggtaataccgtacttcctgcttgattgatcttgatgaatatgagtattacaagagttgatctaccacgagatcgtaatggctaaaccctggaagtctagcctgtatgactatggtaatgaatatatccccccctccggactaagtcctccggtttatatagacaccgggaggatctagggttacacagggtcggttacaaagaagggaatctacatatttggtcaccaagcttgccttccacgacAAGGAGAGTCCTGTCCAGACaagggtgcagtcttcggtcttcgtatcttcatggcccatcagtccggcccatggctaataggccggacgcccgaggaccccttagtccaggactccctcaggggtgcctccccctcctccttgtcctattcggactccctaggagggggcgcgcggccacccccgcgggcttccctctctctcccttaggcccatgttggcccaacacttccccggggggttccggtaacccctcggtactccgaaaaaatacccgaatcactcggaaccattccgatgtccgaatataaccttccaatatatgaacctttacctctcgaccatttcgagactcctcgtcatgtccgtgatctcatctgggactccgaacaaacttcggtcaccaaaaacacataactcataatacaaatcgccatcgaacgttaagcgtgcggaccctacgggttcgagaactatgtagacatgaccgagacacatctttatcggtcaaaccgcatattggctcctacatattcttcgaagatctttatcggtcaaaccgcataacaacatacgtcattccctttgtcatcggtatgttatttgcccgagattcgatcgtccgtatcatcatacctagttcaatctcattaccggcaagtctctttactcgttccgtaatgcatcatcccgtaactaactcattagtcacattgcttgcaaggcttatagtgatgtgcattaccaagagggcctagagatacctctccgatacatggagtgacaaatcctaatcttgatctatgccaactcaagaaacaccttcaagacacctgtagagcatttttataatcacccagttacgttgtgccgtttgatagcacacaaggtgttcctccggtattcgggagttgcataatctcatagttagaggaatatgtataagtcatgaagaaagcaatagcaataaaactaaacgatcataatgctaagctaatagatgggtcttgtccatcacatcattctgtaatgatgtgatctcgttcatcaaatgacaacacatgtctatggttaggaaacttaaccatatttgattaacgatctagtcaagtagaggcatactagggacattctattttgtctatgtattcacacatgtactaagtatccggttaatacaattctagcatgaataataaacatttatcatgatataaggaaatataaataacaactttattattgcctctagggcatatttccttcacttaaaAGGTGTAAATGAAGAGCGCTCCGTAAACAAATCAGTGTCTTGTTTGAATCGAGAATACCAATTCCATTTGTTGAACCACGGCCGATGAAATTAAGTTCCGTATCATAGCCGATGAAACTAAGCTCCCTATTAATAGATCTGTGCCTGCCTTTATCGAGTGTTTTGACGCGAAGGCTTTCATGGCTAGCTTTATTAATTTCAAATAACACTTACATGATCTAGTAAATAACGAGAGATAAAACTAGGGTTCAATCACATCTAGGTAAGGGCATCTTCAATGTCGACCTGCAAATTTTTTCATGTATCCGTCTGCATGGTTCTTACAAACAGGTCATGCGCCACATCCTCCGTGTGGTGCTTACAAATAGGGCATTGTGTTGATGTGGAGATACAACGATTAGCCAGAACATCGAAGAATGGTAGGATCTATGGATGAAGATTTTCACTTACTTGGTACTTTCAGTCTCCATAGTTTCTTCCATATAGAATGAGGTGACAAACCACTTGAGATAGAATAACTAGGACTCAGACTGGCATAGGAATCTTCCCATTGTTTACAGTAGGCCGAACAAACACCAAAAACTCTAGATTATTTTGATTGCCATGCAACATGATCCTCTGTGTCCTACTGATGTATGGGAATTTGCAGAATAAGTTCATCGTATATGTGCCAAAAATTCTTCCTAATCTAACTTCCATCCCATCCGCCAATAATAGGGTCAATAAGCTCATACCAAAACCACTATATCTCGGAAAGTTTTTGCCTCCAGGTTTACCCACTTGTGTGAATGTGGCTGTAGGCCTTCGATGAAAATTTTGTTAACTGATTCACATTTTCCTGTGTGCACTTGGGGTGTCTTTAGCAATTTTTGTTCAGATGATTGTTTGATCTTGAAAGCAACCTATGGGAGTCCGGGCTGTTGAAGCGTGCATTTTTTTGGGGATGTGGTTGTGTACAAATGCATGTGTGGGCGTATATGCATCGGCTAAGTTTTTTGAACGTGCTTGCTTCACTGCCGTGTGCTTCTAGCCGTTTATGTTGTAATTAAGTCCGCCATGTGGTGTGTTGGTTTCCAGTTTTGCTTTCATCGTCAGGAACAGATAAGAAACAAGAAAATCAATGCTCGGCAAAGGAATATGGCCAAATCAGTCACCGCATGCATGTAGACCAATTGAAACACATTGCCTGGATATGCGGTCGACCAATAGCAGTCTGGCGAAGCAGTGATCAGGGAATGGGAAACTACGTCCAGTTACAAGACACATGCGCACGCAGCGGGACGGGCAACTACATCCAATTACAAGACGACAGAGGGATATTGCCAAGACAACCACCGCACCGCTCAGGAGCGATTCTAGGCCAGATACGGGACATTCCTTCTGTCTCCCTCGCATGTGCGCTGCATGCATCCCGTCCAATCCACCGCTTTCGTTGCTTTCTTATCTTCCTCACTGCTTACTTCTCCTTCCTTATCTCTTCTCCTTCTGGATGCCTCTACGGCTTACCGCCCTTGATGATCGAGGTGTTTTCCAGAAGATTCCGGTTGAATCGTCCATCGCCATAAGCATCTATAAATCTCTCCTTTCTCTTCTCTGTGGTCATCACTCGCTTTTGCATCTCAACCGAAGCACCACCGAGAAATAGCGTCGGCGCAAAACATCGAGCCTCTCTCCGCTTCTCTCGCGTGGGATGGAAAGGAGCTTCGTTTACCGCCTCGCCGGGCATGCCCCTCCCTCCTAGGCTCCTCCTTTCTTCGACATGCAGTACGGAGCAAGCTCAGCCATCGTGAGCTGTGGAGCCGCGCTCCAAGGTTCTGAGTGGCTTCCCGCGGGCTCTCCCCACGCTGCACCTCCAGGCTTGCCGGGGAGGAGCTGAGTCCAGCCTCCGTCGCTACTACTCCGCCGAGCGAGAAACTGCATCATTGTCGCTACCATGTGGAGGTTGTCGACGTCCACCATGGGACAATGAGGTGTTCGACGGCCGACGGGCACGCAGTCGAGCTGGTTCCACTTGGGCGCCTCAAAGGCATGGGTGACCGCCGGCGACGTGTCCCTGGCGTTGCTGGACGCGATCGCTTCCTTGGAGTAGTGGGCCATGGTGCACGAGATTGTCCACCTGCTTGGCTCGGTCACTTCTCGGTGATAGTAAAAAAATGtatgaaagaagaagaaaattatTAACTACATACGGTGTATATATAATTCCGACTATTTGCGTCTCTTTACTACTTCATCATAGGAGCTAATCCAATGGGAGGCTACACCAGATGATCTAATCTGGCAATAACTTGCACCACGTTTGGCAAAATAAATCATCCCTACCAAAGATGTGTCATCGTGTATTCCCCTGTTTGTTCACATGCATCATCCTCCCATCTTTTTTCCCTACATCCATAGTTTTTCATGCGATCATCTGGCATCCTAAAATAACAATGCTTATTACAAAGAAGAAACATAATCCATATAACCGCACCGTATCGACGGGCGGTGTGCCGCCGCGCGGGGGTAAGCTAGTTAACTCTAGTAAGCACTTTGTTTTCATAGACTACGATGATTTTTCTAGAAGAATTGTTTAGGGTCTAACAATCCTCCCAAATATTTATCTTCAAGCCATTACCAATTCCCCAAATACTCCCTCTTTTAAAGGTTTGAACTCGAGCCCAAATGCTCTGCTAGACATAAGATGAACCCTTTTTTAACTCACAATTGAGCAACTCACCAGAGGGGAAGTACTTTGATTGAAGCACCCTTACACAATCATGATGCTCAACGAGCCTCCAACATTGTTTAGCAAGCATTGCGAGACTAAAACCGTGCATATCACGAAAATCCATGCCACCTCTATCCTTTGGAACACACATTCTTCACCATGCAAACCAATGCATTTTACGTCGGGTTTTCCATGTCACCCCACCAATAGTGTGAAATAGCATTAGTGATCCTCTTGCATATTTTCTTCGGGAATTTGAATACGTTCATTGCATACGTAGGGATGGCTTGGACCATCGCTTTAATCAGACCCTCCTTACCATCATAAGATAAAGTTCTCTTTTTTCATTCATTGATAATTTTCTAAATTGTCTTAATAAGATGTTTAAAACAATCCACACTATCCACCACAATTATAGAGGGAAGGCCCGTATATTTATCAGAAAGAGAAAGAGACTCCGTCATTACATCCAAAATTTGGCATACCTTCACTTTTGCATCAACATTTGTATTGAGGCTGAAAGGCCATAGAATAATCATCCGCCCTCATAATCGATGGCCCAAGGCCATAGAATAATCATCGAGAATCCTTTTTAACGTGTTTGCATTTTCAGCATCCGCCCTCATAAGCATCAAAGAATCATCAACAAAAGGTAAATGTGAAATTAGAAATGCCCCACGGCTCGTTCATCTGTTTCGCTGCCACAGCGGGCCCGCATGCCAGCAGCACCACGGGAATCCCAAGTGCACCAGTGCTCCGTGCTCACCATCCACAAGCACACACGATCGCGCACGCACGAGCGGCGGGAGCGGAAGCCatgcctcccctcctcctcccggCCTCGCCGTCGTTATCGCTACACTTCGCCGGTGCCGCTGCCGCTACCGCTGCCGCTACCGCTGCGTCGTCCTCCCGCCGCGCCATGGTCGCTGTGGCGTCCGCGGCGTCCAGgagctcgtcgtcgtcctcgtTCGACGCGTCCGCCTTCGAGGCCGAGCGGCTCCGCCTCGACGCCGACGCGCGGGCCTCGATGGAGACCACCGCCGCGGGAGCGCAGGCGGAGGCGGACCCTAGGGCGTGGAAGTGGAAGATACGAAAGCGGGTGTGGGACGTGCTCGAGGCCGAGGGCGTCGCGCGCAACCCGCGCCCCGTCCACCACCGCATCCCCAACTTCgatggcgccgccgccgccgccgattcGGTCCGCTCTCTCCCCGCCTCCCTTTCGCTTCTCTCCACGgagccgcccccccccccccccccccccccccaccacgaAACCTAGCACGCTGTTCTGTTCCTATCTTCGATGTTACCAGCCGCAAAATTGGGGAGTTCCCTTGGTCCTGCTATCTAACTGTTCCTTCATTATTTTTGCTTATATAACTCTCTAATGACGTGGAAATGTTTCTGACTCTCACCAGTTAGGGAGGTTGGACGTGTTTCAGAATGCACAATGCGTGAAGGTCAATCCAGATTCGCCGCAGAAGCAAGTTCGATTCGTAACACTCTCAGGTGAGTCGGCTGCCACTTCTCCTTGCATACCTTAAAAACTTGCATGTTATTGGCTGTTGATATCTTGTTTCGTTTCTTGTATTATCCATGCAAGCCAGAGCAGACTTTGATGCGGCTTATAGCTTTCCATACCATTTGCCCCTTTGAACCTGATGCTCATTTTAGCCCACTACTCAGTATAAGTTTGTCATACATACTCGACCAGGTCTTTCTTTATTTACAAATGGTGCTACTGGAATCATTCAGGCGATAAGAAACTTCTGACCCCGCAACCACGGCTCAGGACGGGGTTCTTCTCCGCTCTAGAATCTCAGATGATACCCGCTGGATGCATTCCTGAAGCATGCACTTCTGTTGGCGCAGCCAAATATGGAAGGCCGATAGGTCTAGATGAAGTGATTAAAGTGGATCTGATTGTGATTGGGTCGGTTGCAGTTGATCCAAGCACGGGAGCACGACTAGGGAAGGGTGAGGTAATTATTTTCTCGCACATGCAGTTGAAGAGTTGAACTAGAGTTGATTTTGTTATACTTGGATCAATGATCAAGATCAACTGTTGACCTTTGCCAATGTCAGTGCTGCTTCTTTAATGAAGAAACAGTAGGGAAAGCCTCTACTGCGCCATTTTCCTTTCATAAATGGAGAACTATACAAACGGTTATGTACAATGTCAATGCTGCCCTGAAATTGAACTGTGCTTTGTCTACCAAAAGTCGAATTTTCTCGCTTCTTATCTGTAGTTTATCTATGGACGCCGATCATAGGGATTTGCAGAGCTGGAATATGGGATGCTTCGTTATATGGGAGCTATAGATGATTCGACCATGGTAGTAACAACTGGTGAGTTTTATTTATGTATCAGCTGGTGATCCAGTTTGTATACAGACTAATTGGTTTGGTAATGTAGGAACTAGGATAATTGATATATAGGTGGCATCTTCTCATTCTTCAGCATGAGTGCCAGCTTTCTATTTTGTTTTTCTCAAAATATTTGTCAGCACTTCCTTTTTATGTAATAGCCTGTGGCTAACTGGACCTAACTTCATAGTTGTGACGCTAGAAATGGTTGAGATACTGGTAGATATTGTTTTCTTGTAATCCACAATCCTGCTTGTATTTCGATCGTTTTCTTCAAAGAACCATCTATGTGGACATGCTGTGCCTCTTCTTTTCTGAAGTGAAAACAATTGGTGATTCGTTAGTTTCTATTTGAAAGATTGAGTAGTAACCTATCCACTAGTATTAACTTACCATTTTGTCTACGGGTACAGTACATGACAAGCAATTAGTGGATGACATTCCAGTTGAAAAGCTGCTAATTCATGATGTACCGGTTGATATTATCTGCACCCCAACTCAGGTCATCTTAACAAATACTGCAATCCCAAAGCCACAAGGTCTGACTGATTCCTCTCGCTTGGTAAAGTTGCAAATAATAGATCTTCCACCACCAGATTTTGAAGAACTTCTGTTTGTGCAGGGATTTACTGGGAAAAACTATCTCCCGAAAAATTGGGCCAAATTCGAATTCTAAGAGAGCTGAAGAGACGCATAGAGCAAGAGACAGGAACAATACTTCCTTGTGGGCCATCTGAGAATCTACCACCAACAGctcagcgaagaagaagagggtGGTAACTAAGTATGTGTATCATAACTGATTCTATTGAATATTATACATATATAGAGAAAATTAAGATATCTTAAGCATTGCGCGGTTCAAATATTGGGTCTATAAAGACGTGTTTACAAAAGGTCATACAGTTTCATCTTCTTCGTTGAGTCGGCATTCGGCAACACAAAAGAGTACTAGGCTGTTCCCATGGCCCATTTGATGGTCTGTCCTCAAATATAAGACGTTAAAATATAAGATGTTAAACATCTTATATTttgagacagagggagtactagaaAACGGGTTCTATACTGGACAGAATTCGGAAATGTTACTCAACTTGTGGCATGACCAACTTTAATTAGATCCCAATGATGTGCATCATACTTGGCTGACCTTATCTGCTGACGTGTGTGCAGGTGTGTTCGCGTTGGAACAGTCAAAGCGCACATGTGTCCCGGCGCTGATGCGGCATTACGTGATTGGCTCTTGCGTCTTTTGTCCTTCACTAGGAGAGTTGTGACCAATTTGTCGAAGTCACTTAACTAAATTGTGGTTTGCGCGGAAAAATGAAGAAGGAAAAGATGACAGGTTGTGAACGCTGAAATCTAAAATTCAGCCGAATGATCTAGCCACCTTATCCAAAAGTTCCCTAATTTGAACGTGTGAATGGATTCTTTGTCTCCTGTATTTCTTGGACCGTGTCCTTGAGACCCTGTCTTAATCTGCCGGACTCAGAGCATCTCCAAGAGCCGTGCTATATAAGCGCCGCGATGAAAAATCAGTGTTTTTTGCGCGCGCTATCGCTCCGGGTGCTCCAGTGGAAGCGTAAAAATCGCGCGCGCGGCATATCTAGTTCAGCGCGCGGGCCGAAACGCCATCGCGCGTCGCTTAtttgctgtgccgctctcgcgcGATGGACTCTCGAGCGCTCGCTCGCAACTTCACCTACCCCATCCAGCCGCGGAGCCGCCACCGCCCGCGCCACCCGGCGACCGTTCCGGCGGTTCCCCGGCATATCCCCGCGCCGCGGCGGCTTCCTCCGCCTCTCTCTAGTCACGGCCGCCCCTCGCGCGCGGCGGTCCTCCAACGAACAGCGTGCGGCTGCTTGCTACCGCTCGGCGCCCGCAAGGTATGTATTGCTCAAacttcatgaatttggtgcatgttgattgtagtttttatagcctagtattgaacattgtagatgagttcgtcgtatgattcttccgaagaagaatttgatatggaagaggaggaggacctTGCAATGATCCTAGCTATGCACATCAATAAAAAACCGAATCACGGTGGTTCGGTTATGGGTCGGCAGAAAATTTGGAGGGATAGAATCGATGCCCATAACAGATTGACGAGGCACTATTTCGTGGAGAATCCCACATACCCAGAGTCGTACTTTCGTCGCCGGTTTAGGATGAGCACCGAGTTGTTCAGACGCATTGCAGAGAAACTAGTGAGCCATGACCGGTTTTTTCAGCAAAGGAGGAATGCCGCCGGAGAACTCGGACATAGCACCTTTCAGAAGGTGACAGCCGCTTTGCGTATGTTGGCATACGGTATCCCGACTGATCAAGTTGATGATCACTTGGCTATGGGTGAGAGCCAAGCCATCATGTGTGTCAAGCGCTTCGCAGTCGGAATTATCCAAGTGTTTGGCCAGGAGCATTTGAGATCTCCCAATGCTGAAGATGCCGCAAGGGTATTGGAAATGAACAAAGCTCGCGGCTTCCCAGGTATGCTTGGCTCAAtagattgcatgcattggagTTGGAAGAATTGTTCAAAGGCATGGCATGGGCAATTCCACAGCCAAAAAAAGGGTTACACTATAATCCTTGAAGCGGTGGCCGATCAAGAGACTTGGATTTGGCATGCTTTTTTTGGAATGCCTGGATCTTTGAATGACATCAACGTTGTCAACCGGTCACCACTGATGAATAAGATTGCAAATGGTGATTTGCCACCGGTGCAGTTTGTAGCAAATGGTCGTACATACACCTATGGCTATTATCCCGCGGATGACATCTACCCGAAGTGGCAAACATTTGTGAAGCCGTTGAAAAAACCGGAAGGTAAGAAAAATTTGGATTTCCACAATGCTCAGGTGGCGGCTAGAAAAGATGTGGAGAGAGCTTTTGGGATTTTGCAAGCCCAATTTGCTATAGTGAGAGGACCGGCTAGATTTTGGGATCAAAATATGGTTTGGTACATCATGcatgcttgtgtgatcatgcacaacatgatcatcgagaatGAGCGTGGCCAAGATGTAAACTACTCTCAGTATGAGCTCTTGGGACATCCCGTGCGAGTGCGACGGAGGGCTGAAAGGGTGGACCATTTTGTTGTCTCCTATCATGCCATTCGACGTCCCGCAGCGCATGATGATCTTCAGAAGGATCTCATTGAGGAGTGGTGGGCATGGAATGGGCAACAAAGAGCATCATGATTTGTGCGTTTGATGTTGTattgttgaactatttgttgtgttattgaactatttgttgtattGAACGATAAACTATTTGTTTGAGTTGTAATAACGAAATTGAACTATTTATTGTTGATTTATTTTGTTTGTGTTTGATCTTTTTGCTTGTGTTTAGAATGCATATGTTGCTTGTGCGAGAGTCGTGCGCGTTGCATTTTAGCGCGGCTACTGGAGTCAGCGCTGCCCGCCGCGCCAAACCAGGCGATGGGCGTGCGGCAAAGTAGTTTTTAGCGCGCGGCGTGTTcagcggctgttggagatgctctcatGCGTGTATAATAACGTGATCTACTCCCTCAGTCTATTATATGTGTACATCTAGCATTACAAATTTTATCTCAAAAAAGTGTACGGGGTGTTGTCCCGGTCTGATTCGTTTAACGACAATGGCTTCACTTTTGGTGAGTCACCTTGGAGGTCCGAAAGCTGCATATTAGCAATGGAGCCGTGTCGAGCTCGGGTTAGGAGGTGACCCGTCATTCTTTTCTTCAGTGGTTGTTGTGATGGTGTCGGAGGCAGGTGATGGGcgttggtgtcaagctcagaGATTTGTCATGTTGGTCCTTATGAGGTTTGTACTTTGATCTTTATAATATGAATGAGACATGTATTACCATGAAAAAAATCACTCCATCACTCTATCCTTCAACCCCCATTCTTCTCCCACGCGTAATCCCCAATCCTCAGTTTTCTCCTTTAATTTAATTGGCTGAGGCTAATAAGACGAGAGAGAACTAATCTGACATTCATTTTCTAGATGTACACTTATAACCGGGGGAAATATTTGGTGCCACTGAGGCCTAGGTGCTACTGTGATTCGGGCTATTAGATCGTTGGATTCTCAGATCGGACGACTCTCAAAAATTCTGCAACATTTTGCAAAAAGAAGAAATCCCCCTAGGGAGTCTGAAAATAGCGCATAGGTCCAGCAGATCCAATAGTTCCCGTAAGCCGTCCGATCTGAGATCCGACGACCCAGGATCCCGTATCACGGTAGTACCTGGGCCTTACtagttggaaatatgccctagaggcaataataaaatggttattattatatttccttgttcatgatatttgtctattgttcatgctatgattgtattaaccggaaaccgtaatacatgtgtgaatacatagactacaacaTGTCCCTCGTAagcctctatttgactagctcgttgatcaatagatggttatggtttcctgaccatggacattagatgtcattgataacgggatcacatcattagaagaatgatgtgacagacaagacccaatcctaagcatagcacaagatcgtgtagttcgtttgctagagcttttctaatgtcaagtatctttccttagaccatgagattgtgcaactcccggatgccgtaggaatgctttggctgtatcaaacgtcacaacgtaactgggtgaccataaaggtgcatgatggtagctggaactacgtcggtatttccccggagagggagggatgatgtagcacagcgacggtaggtatttccctcagttatgaaacaaAGGTATCTAACCAGTAGgggaaccaagcaacacaacgtaaacaacacctgcacacaaacaacaacacctcgcaacccgacgaattaaaggggttgtcaatcccttccggggtacgacgcctcaagataggcaagcggacgtgagataaattgtagtagattgatagatcgaacgccaaataaaataaataaagataaaacacaacaaggtatttttgtatttttttggtttaatagatctgaataaaaatgcaaagaaaaagtagatcgcaagacaaatatatgagaaagaagacccgggggccgtaggtttcactagtggcttctctcgagaaaaatagcaaacagtgggtataCAAATTACTCTTGGGAAATTGACAGAACTTCAAATAactatgacgatatccaggcaatgatcattacataggcatcacgtccaagattagtagaccgactcctgcctgcatctactactattactccacacatcgaccgctatccagtatgcatctattgtattaagttcatgaaaaaatagagtaatgcaataaggacgatgacatgatctagacaagatccatttatctatatggcggtagatatagatctcgtctttttatccttagtagcaacgatacatatgtgtcggttccccttatgtcactgggatcgagcaccgtaagatagaacccactaccgggcacctcttcccattgcaagataaaaagatcaagttggccaaacaaaacgcaaatatcggagaagaaatacgaggctataagagatcatgcatataagagatcaaagaaactcaaataactttcatggatataaaaagatatgactggtcataaactcaaagttcattagatcccaataaacacaccacaaaaaagttacatcatatggatctccaagagaccattgtattgagaattcagcgagagagagagagagagagagagagagagaaagccatctagctactaactacggacccgaaggtctacaaggaactactcacacatcatcggagaggcagcaatggaagtggtgaacccctccgtgatggtgtctagattggatctggtggttctggactctacgacAGCTGGATGAATATTCCGACGCCCGtactagggtttctggaatatttgggtatttatagagcaaagaggcggtccggggggcacccgagatgggcacaacccaccagggcgcacatGGGCCTCCtggagcgccctggtgggttgtgcccccctcggggcacccccaggtgcaaccagggcccattgccttccttctggcccataaaaaatcatcatggagtttcgtggcatttggacttcgtttgatattgatttcctgtgatgtaaaaaacatggaaaaacagctagtggcacttggcactatgtcaataggttagtaccaaaaaatgatataaaatgactataaaatggttataaaacatccaatattgataataaaacagcatggaacaataaaaaattatagatacgttggagacgtatcagcatccccaagcttaactcctactcgtcctcgagtaggtaagtgataaaaacagaatttttgatgtgaagtgttgttcatcatgtcataacatattcttttctttatagcatggacatttggacttttattggattcaaagcaatagtctagttttgacataataatttagatactcaagcatatgaacaagaaaccatgtctttcaaaatatcaacgctaaaataagttatccctagcccatcatgctcaaacattgatccattcatgaaacacactcgaatattaactacacccaatacttgagcacgatcatttgcctcc
This genomic window contains:
- the LOC109739185 gene encoding 5-formyltetrahydrofolate cyclo-ligase-like protein COG0212 is translated as MPPLLLPASPSLSLHFAGAAAATAAATAASSSRRAMVAVASAASRSSSSSSFDASAFEAERLRLDADARASMETTAAGAQAEADPRAWKWKIRKRVWDVLEAEGVARNPRPVHHRIPNFDGAAAAADSLGRLDVFQNAQCVKVNPDSPQKQVRFVTLSGDKKLLTPQPRLRTGFFSALESQMIPAGCIPEACTSVGAAKYGRPIGLDEVIKVDLIVIGSVAVDPSTGARLGKGEGFAELEYGMLRYMGAIDDSTMVVTTVHDKQLVDDIPVEKLLIHDVPVDIICTPTQVILTNTAIPKPQGIYWEKLSPEKLGQIRILRELKRRIEQETGTILPCGPSENLPPTAQRRRRGW